DNA from Clarias gariepinus isolate MV-2021 ecotype Netherlands chromosome 8, CGAR_prim_01v2, whole genome shotgun sequence:
ATAAGAGAGACACACTCTAGTAACTTTACCAAATTTATAACACACACTACTgcacattaaatgtaaataatcagCAAACATGAGAACGCTAATACAAATCTATCATTaatccttaaaataaaaaaacaggcttTTTACCTTGTAGAAGTTACGTCGTcacgtcattaaaaaaaaaaaaaacactacagtaAATACACCGTCAGTGTGTGCATACACTGTATATTACGGAACTGCGCGCcacatcatttaattattatttccgTTTTTTTGCAATTAACTCAATTAACGCACACCAGCTGTTATCACAGCCCACGTGACTGCGCATGCGCACAAACCTTAACCTAATACAAGATAAATACTATAAGTAAGGACAGTAAAGTAAGTTAAAGCACGCATTTCGAGGAAGGCGTGAACTTGACCAAGCAACAATGTTAAAAttgcaaatattattattaaaagatttaagAGAAGTTCCTAAGCCACagccacagtgtatataaatgttataatataaGCAATAAAATTAGTTCCTTTGAAGATTCAATgacaaactaaaatatttacattaataataaaacattatagtAAAAAATTAGTATTTTACAATTTGCATTTGAGAATAATAAtctatatcaataataataataataataataataataataataataataataaatgcgtTTCCGACTTTCACCATGTGACTGGAAGGTAACCAATCACCGCTTGGAGGGCGCTGCCATAGCAACCTGTGTTAGGAACCAGCAGGTGCTGGTGAAACTGGAGCTCGCAGTTTATCAGGCAAGTTAACAGACtgtgtaaaattatattataatcccgtaatttaaaacaactttacTATTTTGCTGCACAGTGAAACTTATTTAAGAAAGTTATTACTGACGGTTAATTTTATAAAAGGCTATTTCTGACATAGTCTTTAAGTTTATCATAACTATCAAGtggaaataataatagtaattgtgattttatatgtatatatatttttttttattttatttttaattttacccAACATACTAACATATTGTAAACCTGGGCTCATTCATATTTTCACACTGCACAGATTGATGTTGTGGATGATTCACTGGTTGGAGTAGTATTTGGAGTTAAATATTAATCATTTCCTTGCTGAATTCCCTGTACTGAAATAACCATTCTTCCAGATTTGCTTTTTAGAACAAAAACCTGTAATCTGAGTGATAGCATAACGCacaatgtgtctgtgtgtgtaatgaaacACACAGTTAATTCATTCTAACTGGTGAATTGCTTTATCCCGGTCAGGGACACGGTGGATCCTGCATCAATCCCGGCAGCACCGGCTGTGAGATCTGGATACAGCCATGGTGGGAAGCTGTTCCATTTCAGGACACCTCACACAATCTCATTTACAACACAGGGTAAACATCCCAAAGTCTGCAAGATTGCGACATTAGTTTGAACCAGAATTTCTTGAATAAATAGATTTGTagacaaacagaaagagagatcaATCCGTCCCCCTCTGTAGTCACAGGTCAGTTTAACAGGTAATTTAAGCAGTGATTAAGGTGTACCCTACCTGGTACAAGGTGGTCTGCCTGGTACCGTGGGGAAAAAAACCTTCATCTTCACCAACCAGACACAGTATTATTTGGGTGTTGGACCATTCGGCACATCAGCCAATAATATAGAAGTGTGCATTGTTGTTTAACATATTTACCCATCCACCTTACAGCAGTCCTTCAGTATGATcagaaccaaaaaaaagaactaCCAGATGATTAACACACAATGTGCATGAGTGTATTTAATCAAATGACCAGCCTTTAAAACATGTTCTCTTCTTTACCTTATGACAGCTTCCACCATGTCAGTATCAGGCAGCCAAACTCTGAGGCACTCAGACATGCAGCGCAAGCTGAAGGAACTTCTGCATAGTGTGGAAAGAGCGCACAAAGCTGACATCCAGACCTACAGCTCAGGCCACCTGGGTCCTAACAGGCTCACTCTTAAACCCCTGAACTGCAGGCCATGCAAACCCATTTGGAACAGGCCAAAGTGTAAAGACACAGGAGCTGGCCACATTCAGGAAAGGCACAAAACAAAAGCTAACGTAGAAGAAACGATTGAAGCACTGCAGGGTTTCACCATACGCACAATTCCTAGGATCCAAGAAAGGATAAAACTTCCTAGTGAGGAGCTGGTGACCACTGATGTGAGGGAAGGTCTGGACAAGACAGAGCTAGATACACTGGCTAAAGGAAAGCAGGAACATTTCGCAGTGTCCGACTCACATGATGCTGAGCTCACCTGGAGCAATCGACTCGACCGGAGGAAGATTTTTAGGACAAAAGACCTGCGTGCCAGGAAGTGTCTGAGTGGAAGAGAAGCAGCAAAGAGGCATGAACACAATCTTCAGCAGGTTAGAATTATAGATACGGTTTATCAAAATCCGAAACCTGACCTTTTACATGTTCCATTATTAATGCAGATATTATAAACAGACGCTTAAATACAGTCTGTTCCTCTTGACTCTAAGGACTTTTTCCTCAACTCTTCCTGCTGTTTGTGTTGGATTTGTACAAATCTATCTGGCAGTTCTTTAGTTATTAGTCTTTAATTCCTAAGTTGGAAGTGTcgatttttcttcctttctgcaTTCCCTAAGCACTGATATCTTTTAATCCCTTTCTTCGGCTCTCTGAAAAGCCAATAATGTCTTTTTATAAGTCTTGTGAAATGTTTTCCTGGCTCACTTGACTCATGAGCATGGCCTCTCACAGAAAAGTGCTTGAGAGTCTAAGTCTTATTTAATTCATCTGAATATCCCAAGCAAACATTCAATAAATAAACGTCATTCAACAATTTTAAGCACGTTGAGGAAGGGCTCAAACATAAACGCAGTAATATCTTAAACATGATTTCAACaggaaaaatgattaaaatcgTGGACTTATATAAAGGACTTATATAAGAACAGTAGTGACGTGTATACTTTACCTTTTTCAGAGATTCTGGCACCTTATGAGCTTGACTGATGTGTTCTAATGTCTCTGGTTTAGCATGCAGACATATTACACTGTACTTAGTCATCTCATGTAGgggtaggggtagctcagtggttaaggcattggactacggttcggaagatcccaggttcaaaccccacaaccaccaagttgccaatgttgggcccttgagcaaggcccttaaccctcaactgctcagatgtgtaatgagataaaaatgtaagtcgctctggataagagcgtctgccgaatgcctaaatgtaaatgtaaatgtaaatctcaGAGGACAGTGAGAGACCGATGCACATTTCCGACAGAGGACATTGTTAATgcttgtgtgtgcgtatgtacTAGGCACTAAGGAAACTTCCTGCCGGCAGAGATCCCAGCAGAGATCGCCTCACAGTATTCAGTGATGTCTTCGATGACGTGTGTGACGGCTCACCTGTATTCGGTAGCATCCTCCGAGAAATCAAGGTGAGGCGGCTGGGATGTCTtattaacacacatacacacacctagaTCTCGGCTAATGACTAACGAGACTAATAAGTAAGTCTCCCTGAGATTATTTTCCAATCATTTGCCTTACGGTTAACATTTATAGATATTTatccacctactgtacagtaccactTGTGTCTTACAATCTGAATTAATCCAAGATTACTTTCAAGTATGCACTACTACAAGGCATGTGATGCTTAAAGTAGGAGTAACTTTATCAACTGAAACGAGTTGTTTAAACTGTTGCTTACATGTCTATATGTTtcatgtttatatacagtatttgtatgaTCTTTTGTTATGTGCAGACAGAGTATGATTTGTACACAAGATCACTTCTGTCCTCAAAGTCAAATCTCCAGAATAACGTAAGagctttacattttacagtagatCGCTTagcaaataataaatgtatgatAAAAGCTAGATTTGGTATTTGCATGccacaaaagaaaataataatatataaataataggtACGGGAATGACCAAAGACCACCAGATGGCATTGTCACTACTGTATACCTAGGTGCTTATTCAAATTGGTTTGCGATTCTGTAACtattgtaatgtaataaatattcctattcaatgtatttttttttttttacaattctaaacaaacttagcaagaAATGTGCCAACATGTGAATAGTTTCCAGCgctccacctgtaggattatagagaaatGGCAACGTTTCATAACCTCGAATGCAAACAGatgtattataaataaacacacacacatatatatatatatatacagtatattctgtaccaattttgttatatatgtttatcatgtctgcataattatgtacaaaatcattcggTATAAACTGTAAAGAAgagaaatatagtacaagagAGACCAGTTTTTAGacggaaacaaaaaacctaatgtacgctcctgaaatttgcataaaaatataaaggaacGAGTGTgacagaagaactcatattatccagcaagctcagtaaaacctaacagctaaCAGCTTTCTTattaaactgcacaaatctgtgtctaaatcCCCTAATTTTAAGCAAtaagttttcactccaaatattgactgaattttattactctttattgctctttagagaagtttcttttatgcagaaatgttttgaaaagcatcttttgcttatgccatatttttgtatgtttgtatgtgtccaagacttttgcacagtaccacacacacacatacacacacacacaaactttagaAGTTCTTGGTTAGGgttaattaaatattgaaatcAAATGCAAGTTTAATTTTGGTTTGAGTACATTTTGTTTGAGACATTGAGAAATCCTCAATCAGTGGATGATGATGTGTGTGGGCATTGTGGTTTACACCAAGTACCAAATGTTCTCATTACAAGAGGAATGTCTGAGGGTTTTGGCATCTGGCTAATCCGCGTCATCTTGCTTTTGGTTCCTAAGTATTAGGTTAAGCATTACTTTAAGCTAGTAACGTCCTAACAAGAATAAGAGGACAAACTTGTGTTTAGTCTGCATGCACCCCCTACGGAGGCTCCATAGACGCAACAGAGTTAAAGGAAGCAGCAAGGCAAGTGTTATTACTGGAACAGGAAGCCAGGAGAGCTTTGAAGAAAAATCagaggtaattttttttaaagaattttgcattttctttttacaagttgtttaaaacaaatagtagaagatttttttaatcttttttttagagTCAGAACAGAGTATGAAGAAGCTCAAGCTAAAGCACTGGTTGACCAGACGGAAATGGGTACAAATATATTTACCAATAACATTAGGCAAATCTTTGTAATGATTTAATTAATCAGTGTATTATAGTTAGAGTACAGCGGTGTTTTCCAATTCTCTGTTTATGCTCTTATTTACCCCCATTAGGTTGGAGGTCTGAAGACCGTAATACCAATGCGTGTGATGAGGTTCAGTATGAACTGTCCTCCCTTACTTACATGGAGGCTAAGAGACAGCAGCTGTGGAAAGTGTGGAATGAGGTGCAGAGGCTTGAGAAAGACATCAGAGAGACCATGGTGTCCACTGTTACCACTAGCGCACTTGAGAACTGCATCAGAGACTCGGAAGTACTGAACATTTCGCATCCAGTTGAAGTACAACATCGTGACCTGCCTAACAGAACATTAAGTGCTGATGCATGTGtgggttttcttttcttttttttttttttccatctctagGATGAAGTCATGAACTATGCTGCTTCAAATGTGCTTCTCCAGAGAACCAATAAGGTAACAATGGATAAGATGGACACTTCAGGAAGCTTCTTGTACAGGAAGCTTTTGTAAATACAATGGATGTTCAAGTCATACCGGGACTCGTACCAtgatgaaggtgtaaaactgatgGACGTTtacacagtacggtgatgagaatCTTAACCacagtaaaacaaatgaatagtgcaaatgttttaaagacctttcgcaatgtacagtatgtccgtACATCCAAGGTGAAAGCtctatacacaatcattcaccaagtTCATTCCACTTGcccaggaactcagctgggtgTTAATGCTACGTCTTCGCTCCTAGCCATTTACACATTTtggggccattaaaggagttcctgggaagccagcgtttcaaacatgaagcaggcaggccatcaaaaaaaacaaacacacattctacttcaatggtatccaagcactattaAAACACTATGATAAGTGCAGTAGTGCATGGGATTCTATAGAGTAATAAAGGTGTTttcttattctgcacaatcaaaagtcctggtttgactcgaacaccacTGTATTTAGAGAATGCAACCTATCCAATTTAGGGATCTTGTTAAGGAAGAAATTGACCCTTATTTTCTTTAAAGGATCTTGAACAAAACATTTCAGTGGTCCTGAGCAAAGCTAAAGTCAGCGAGGAGATGAAGTATGCACATTTCATTTCTCAGCAAAAGactaaaattgtatttatatttatcttttatatagcatcatttacctttttttttttttttttacagacaggtTTGGGAGGAGATATGCACCACACTGAATGGACATTGCTAGAAGACTTGATTTATACGATGATTAGAGATCTGCTTGCTGTAAGAAGGGTTGAACCTGTTTAAGTGACCATCAAGTGCAGGACGCCAAATAAAGAGGCAACATTCTTGCTTTGCACTTCAGTCTCACAGGACAGGAAGTCGTTTGTTACTTTGATGTTTGCCGTCCTTCCAAGACTGTATTGTATTGTCCTCTTCTGTAGCTGCTGTTTCATTTTCTTGCTATATACAATGGGGCAAAAacgtatttagtcagccaccaattatgcaagttctcccacttaaaaagatgagagcgGCCTGTAATTTCCATCATAGGTaaacctcaactatgagagacaaaataaaaagaaaaaaatccaataaaaatcacattgtaggatttttaaagaatttatttgcaaattatggtggaaaataagtatttggtcaataacaaaatttcaacTCAATACTTTATcagtgtcaagtaacgaagtacactGTCAAAATgccacaaccaagcaccagcgaggaaggtaataggaatgagatatatatatatatatatatatattatacatctgaccagttgagggcccaacagtggcaacttggtggttgtggggtttgaaccagggATCTTCCGAATCGtaggccaatgccttaactactgagctacccctcaatatatatatatatatatatatattagtgctgtcaaaattagtgcgttaacgcatgcgattaatttgaaatatttaacgcattaaaaaaatttaacgcaattaacgcggttgcagctttttttttttcctgttgtggccgacgtgtgttcaacgtgcaaagaagtatggataagaccaaggaaggacttttagacggaaagtttcagtataaaactctgccggatggttctgtggataaaacaaaagtaatctgtacattttgcaaagccgaatttaaataccacagaagtaattcgtctttgacatatcacttaaaagcaaaacaccccaccgaaacaatctctacagggcctcgccaatgtaaattgcattgattgttttgaaattcaaatgacacaaatggcacatacctgtgtttttatttctgtaataaatatggctttcaagccaacagttaatttggaggatattgatggtttattgcaggtatgttgtttacatgagaaaatctgtgttacaagttaaacaaaaattccaataaacaatcatatttgaatttaaatagttttattgtcttaagtttacattaattatttacatttacatatccaaaaagtttcagtcttttaattgtgattaatcgcgattaattgcaaaaaattgtgcgattaattagttaattttttttaatcgattgacagcactaatatatatatatactgtgaagcatgggggtggaaacacacacacgtgtttccacccccatgcttcacagtaggtatggtgttctttggatgcaactcagcattctttctcctccaaacacgaagttctattttggttacATCTGActatatgacattctcccaatcctcttttggatcatccaaatggtctctagcaaacttcagacaggcctggacatgtactggcttaagcagagggacacgtctggcactgcaggattttaGTCCCTGGCgatgcagtgtgttactgatggtagcctttgttactttggtcccagctctctggaggtcattcactaggtccccccgtgtggttctgggatttttgctctcagttctttttgaccccacagggtgagatcctgcgtggagccccagatcgagggagattatcagt
Protein-coding regions in this window:
- the LOC128529183 gene encoding LOW QUALITY PROTEIN: uncharacterized protein C6orf118-like (The sequence of the model RefSeq protein was modified relative to this genomic sequence to represent the inferred CDS: deleted 1 base in 1 codon; substituted 2 bases at 2 genomic stop codons), producing the protein MTASTMSVSGSQTLRHSDMQRKLKELLHSVERAHKADIQTYSSGHLGPNRLTLKPLNCRPCKPIWNRPKCKDTGAGHIQERHKTKANVEETIEALQGFTIRTIPRIQERIKLPSEELVTTDVREGLDKTELDTLAKGKQEHFAVSDSHDAELTWSNRLDRRKIFRTKDLRARKCLSGREAAKRHEHNLQQALRKLPAGRDPSRDRLTVFSDVFDDVCDGSPVFGSILREIKTEYDLYTRSLLSSKSNLQNNSACTPYGGSIDATELKEAARQVLLLEQEARRALKKNQRXFFLKNFAFSFYKLFKTNSRRFFXSFFRVRTEYEEAQAKALVDQTEMGWRSEDRNTNACDEVQYELSSLTYMEAKRQQLWKVWNEVQRLEKDIRETMVSTVTTSALENCIRDSEDEVMNYAASNVLLQRTNKVTMDKMDTSGSFLYRKLL